A stretch of Longimicrobiales bacterium DNA encodes these proteins:
- a CDS encoding RNA polymerase sigma factor RpoD/SigA: MASVTEARRRGRRHNIEVEGFAGASEERSALDQYLREVSRHELLTPQQEIELGHRALAGDEDAVQALVRANLRFVISVAKKYQNRGVSLIDLIQEGNVGLVTAARKFDPDQGVKFISYAVWWIRQAILASLANQGRAVRVPLNRASDLARIFRERERLKQELRRDPTIEEVAGAAALTPEVVTSLSTLNAAEIRLDAPIGDSDDSQLVERFMHDEAYEPEEQVEERLLSEHIEKALETLQPRDAKVVRLYFGLDGGREHTLEEIGNMLGVTRERVRQLRDRALKRLREGDLGSALESFAA; encoded by the coding sequence ATGGCAAGCGTGACCGAGGCGCGTCGGCGCGGCCGGCGGCACAACATAGAGGTAGAAGGGTTCGCGGGCGCCAGCGAAGAGCGCTCGGCACTCGATCAGTACCTGCGTGAAGTCAGCCGGCACGAGCTGCTGACGCCGCAGCAGGAGATCGAGCTGGGTCACCGTGCGCTGGCCGGTGACGAGGATGCAGTGCAGGCACTGGTGCGTGCGAACCTGCGTTTCGTGATCAGTGTGGCCAAGAAGTACCAGAATCGGGGTGTCTCGCTGATCGACCTGATCCAGGAGGGCAACGTCGGGCTGGTGACGGCGGCGCGCAAGTTCGATCCGGATCAGGGGGTGAAGTTCATCTCGTACGCGGTATGGTGGATCCGGCAGGCGATCCTCGCGTCGCTGGCGAACCAGGGGCGTGCGGTGCGCGTGCCGCTGAATCGTGCGAGCGACCTCGCGCGCATTTTCCGCGAGCGGGAGCGGCTGAAGCAGGAGCTGCGTCGTGACCCGACGATCGAGGAGGTCGCGGGTGCGGCGGCGCTGACGCCGGAAGTGGTGACGTCGCTGTCGACGCTGAACGCGGCGGAGATCCGGCTGGACGCGCCGATCGGTGACAGCGACGACAGCCAGCTCGTCGAGCGGTTCATGCACGACGAGGCGTACGAGCCGGAAGAGCAGGTCGAGGAGCGGCTGCTGAGCGAGCACATCGAGAAGGCACTCGAGACGCTGCAGCCGCGTGACGCCAAGGTCGTGCGTCTCTACTTCGGCCTGGACGGCGGCCGTGAGCACACGCTGGAAGAGATCGGCAACATGCTGGGTGTCACGCGCGAGCGTGTGCGCCAGCTGCGCGACCGTGCACTGAAGCGGCTGCGTGAGGGCGATCTCGGCAGCGCGCTCGAGAGCTTCGCGGCCTGA
- a CDS encoding mechanosensitive ion channel family protein has product MEGLFATDTVFLGNPLRTWLLAAATALIVYIGLKLLRRVLIRYVSRLSRRTATYADDVIRETISRTRVFFIVFASLYAGSRVLLMTPDVQGAVKFLGVVVITLQIAIWGNAILTGVVEGETRKRLAADPNSVTTLGALSFIGRVLLWTVLLLVALENLGVDVTALLTGLGIGGIAVALAVQNILGDLLASLSIVLDKPFEVGDFIVIDDKSGTVERVGLKTSRIRALSGEQLVFSNSDLLSARIQNFKRMYERRIVFSVGVTYATPRERLQQIPDIMRAAIEAQEHARFDRAHFAKYGDFALLFEAVYYVKVPEYNVYMDVQQAINLRMHEVFEASGIEFAFPTQTIILQQQTAQ; this is encoded by the coding sequence ATGGAAGGACTCTTCGCAACCGACACCGTATTCCTGGGCAATCCTCTGCGCACGTGGCTCCTGGCCGCTGCCACGGCGCTGATCGTCTACATCGGGCTCAAGCTGCTGCGGCGCGTCCTGATCCGGTACGTAAGCCGGCTTTCGCGCCGTACGGCCACATACGCCGACGACGTCATTCGCGAGACGATCTCGCGAACCCGCGTATTCTTCATCGTCTTCGCCTCGCTGTATGCGGGTTCGCGCGTGCTCCTGATGACGCCCGACGTGCAGGGCGCGGTCAAGTTCCTCGGCGTCGTCGTCATCACGCTGCAGATCGCGATCTGGGGCAACGCCATCCTGACGGGTGTCGTCGAGGGCGAGACCAGGAAGCGGCTCGCTGCAGACCCCAACAGTGTCACCACTCTCGGTGCGCTGTCCTTCATTGGTCGCGTCCTGCTCTGGACGGTGCTGCTGCTGGTCGCGCTCGAGAATCTCGGGGTCGACGTCACGGCGCTGCTCACGGGGCTCGGCATCGGCGGCATCGCCGTCGCTCTCGCCGTGCAGAACATCCTGGGCGACCTGCTGGCTTCGTTGTCGATCGTGCTGGACAAGCCGTTCGAGGTGGGCGACTTCATCGTCATCGACGACAAGTCGGGGACCGTCGAGCGCGTGGGTCTCAAGACGTCGCGCATCCGTGCGCTGTCCGGCGAGCAGCTCGTGTTCTCGAACAGCGACCTGCTGAGCGCGCGCATCCAGAATTTCAAGCGGATGTACGAGCGCCGTATCGTGTTCTCGGTGGGTGTGACCTATGCCACGCCACGCGAGCGGCTGCAGCAGATCCCGGACATCATGCGCGCAGCGATCGAGGCGCAGGAGCACGCGCGCTTCGACCGCGCGCACTTCGCGAAGTACGGCGACTTCGCCCTGCTGTTCGAGGCCGTCTACTACGTGAAGGTGCCGGAGTACAACGTGTACATGGACGTGCAGCAGGCGATCAACCTGCGCATGCACGAGGTGTTCGAGGCGAGCGGCATCGAGTTCGCGTTTCCGACGCAGACCATCATTCTGCAGCAGCAGACCGCGCAGTAG
- a CDS encoding protein phosphatase 2C domain-containing protein translates to MRLTSGACSHLGLRRRRNEDALLDAPRHGVFAVADGMGGHPAGDVASGIAIDTLRERVVAAGDVSTPEQLLEHAFAAANDALLAHALARPDHSGLGTTMTALLVQPRAAVVGHIGDSRLYLLRGGEWRQLTTDHTWVEREVAHGRLTREAARNHPHAAVLLRVLGGADAAIDRFHLELRPGDRLLLCTDGVSNAVQPADLAAIVRQPLAPAEIARHLCEAADAAGGFDNSTTVVIDVASTEQT, encoded by the coding sequence GTGCGACTGACCAGCGGAGCGTGCAGCCACCTCGGGCTGCGCCGGCGACGCAATGAAGATGCACTGCTGGACGCGCCGCGGCACGGGGTGTTTGCGGTCGCGGATGGAATGGGCGGCCATCCTGCCGGCGATGTGGCGAGCGGGATCGCAATCGATACGCTGCGTGAGCGGGTCGTGGCCGCAGGCGACGTCTCCACGCCGGAGCAGTTGCTCGAGCACGCCTTTGCCGCCGCCAACGACGCGCTCCTCGCCCACGCCCTGGCGCGGCCGGATCACAGCGGACTGGGCACGACGATGACGGCGCTGCTGGTGCAACCGCGCGCTGCGGTGGTCGGGCACATCGGCGACTCCCGCCTGTACCTGCTGCGCGGCGGGGAGTGGCGCCAGCTCACGACGGATCATACGTGGGTCGAGCGAGAGGTCGCGCACGGGCGCCTGACCCGTGAGGCTGCGCGCAACCACCCGCACGCCGCGGTGCTGCTGCGGGTTCTCGGCGGCGCCGATGCCGCAATCGACCGGTTCCACCTGGAGCTGCGCCCGGGTGATCGGCTGCTGCTCTGCACGGACGGTGTGTCCAACGCCGTGCAGCCGGCCGACCTCGCCGCTATCGTGCGGCAGCCGCTCGCGCCGGCCGAGATCGCGCGCCACCTGTGCGAAGCGGCGGACGCCGCGGGTGGGTTCGACAACAGCACAACGGTCGTGATCGACGTCGCATCCACTGAACAGACCTGA